The nucleotide sequence ACCCACAACTTATGAGACACAATTtatcaattaaaattaattatcgAAACAACATTGTTCTATATTTGGATATATAAAGACTTACCTTGGAAATCGAAGATTTTCGACGGAAAAAGTAACAAAAACGGGAAACATGAATTTGGATATGAGGGGTTTGGGGGAAAAGAAAACGAAGGGGTGAGAGGTTTGGGGaaaaggatgaggaagagaatGAGGATGAGGGAAAGTGGATATGAGATTTGATAGAACCCGTGAACCCTTTGCGCTACGAAGCACTTGTCGCACAAAGTTTGCAGTAATTTCTCTGCCTTAAATGTCTCACCGACCACATTGACCATTTCCAAGCACTTTACGCAGTAATTTCTTCTCAAAGGTAAAAAGAAGGACACCTATTCGTCACGCAAATTTGACGCAACAAAGTGCTCCCTTGCTCAAGAAAATGTTTGTTTGACGATATATTAGCACCAAATCTTCTTTTTACCACTTTCTTTGCCAGAGATTGCGTGACAAATTCTTCCCTTCGTCGTGAGAAGTCTTCTTAATCGAAGAAATATTCATCGCGcaaagtttttaatattttttcatGGCCGCAACAATTTCGCCTTACAACAATGATACTTTGTTGAGCAAAGGTCACTTATGTAACGGAAAAATGCTTCGTCGCCTAAAATTTTGTTGCGGAAATAAATTTTTCTACTAGTGTTTGGCTTATGAATTTAAGTGCTTGTGATGCTCTTGTAACCAATGCTTCTAATGGATAAGCTTCGTTCTTCTTGAAAcagaattaatcaaattatgcCAAGTTATAAGTAAATAATCATGGTATGATTGAGAATCTCGATGATGAGTATGACCAGGGATGATGGAGATAATCGAAAGTAATTAACACCTCTATTGATTACTACTATATCATATTAACAATACGTCAATATACAGTTATAAGAAAGCGCAAAAAGGAACTTGTAGCTGTTATAAGAGTACTAATTATTCATACACCCAATGACCTAGTTAAGTTTGAATCCCGCCTCCTCTAATGTCGCTCAATTTAGAAGATTAAAAAACGCATAGATTGGATAATtggaacacacacacacacacacatatatatataaatgaaagaaaataatagGGTTTTGGTTCTCATGAATCTCTTCCCTTAATTTAAGAGACACATGCAACAACAAGAGCataaaaaatgcaaaaactGTTCCACATCACAATAATATgatacatatgtgtgtgtgtgtgtgtgtgtgtgtattagaATTTGCATGCATGTGATGTGAATTTAGATGGATGCATGCACTAAAGAATTTgtcatatacacatatatacgtACACTGTGCACATGCATGCAGTTTCTATATATTAAtatcatatacatatatatcatatatgccAAATTTTAATTAGATTGGCCCCTACTACGTATATGGATATCCGATTGAAAGATTAACAAAATAACAAACTAGTATGTTTGTTTTTCTGTTTGAAGTATTATATTCTTTaaataatagaaacaaaatgaaagtcGTCACCTAATTTGAATTTAGTGCTCTCCGCAGCCTTGAGGAGGAGAGAGGAGAACCGGAGGACCGGAGGAGGCATCTGAGGCACGTGGAATGGCTGCTATACTGCTACAGTAGAATCTGCCTCCTCCGCTGGCAGCCCATCGCTGTCGACGCCCAACACTTTCACCCCAAAGCAGTCCGCTTGGTTGGCTGACGCTTATTACCCTCCAAAATATGTACACCCACTCTACTTTCTACGTGTTGTGGGGCCCCTCTTGTCCCTTTTCTCCTAGACCACCCCACGACTCTCCGTTTTCCCTTCGTCAGCTTCCCCCTCCCTCCGTGTGTCCCACCCTCCCTCCTAACAGGGGCCCGCCACTCAAAACTCCCGCCTCCACCCCCTATATAAAGCCCTCCAAACCCGCTCCTCAATCTCACTGCACCAAACACactcctctcctctctctcccctcaCTGCCTTCTCCTCTCTGTTTATAACCAACACGCAACAAAAGAcccttcatttcaaattcacttaCAGCCCCTCACTACCTTCTCTTCTCTGTTTATAACCAACACGCAACAAAAGACCCTTCATTTCAAACTAACTTACAGCCCTCGCCACTCCAAAATCTAATCTTCAAATGGCTGTCGACTCGTCACTCTCTCCCCTCGGCCCACCCGCCTGCGAGAAGGACGCCAAAGCGTTACAGTTCATTGAAGAAACTACCCGGAACGCCGACGCCGTGCAAGAGAGGGTGCTGTCCGAGATACTAGCTCGAAACGCCCAGACCGAGTACCTTAAACGCTTCAAACTCGGCGGCGCCACCGACCGCAAAACTTTCAAGTCCAAACTCCCGGTGATTACCTACGAGGATCTCCAGCCCGAAATCCAACGCATCGCCAATGGTGATCGCTCCCCCATCTTGTCAGCTCATCCCATCTCAGAATTCCTCACCAGGTAATTGATTAACTAAATCACAAACTAATCACTCACCTATattaattttgttcacaaaattatgtgaattaatttattcatttgttgaccttttttttttatatatggaaAATTACAGTTCTGGGACTTCAGCTGGAGAGAGGAAGCTGATGCCAACAATTCAGGAGGAATTGGATCGTCGCCAATTATTATACAGCCTTCTTATGCCCGTCATGAACCTGTAAGTATTTTAAAAAtagttatttaattaaaatacgcgtttaaatttgtttaattatttaattaaaatatcattttctaataaacttttttttgtttaatggaACAGTTGTGTGCCCGGGCTGGACAAGGGAAAGGGCCTTTACTTTCTGTTCGTAAAGTCCGAAACAAAGACGCCCGGCGGGCTTTTGGCCCGACCCGTTCTCACCAGCTACTACAAAAGCGAGCACTTCAAGACGCGCCCGTACGACCCGTACAACGTGTACACGAGTCCCACTGATGCAATCCTTTGCCCGGACTCCTTCCAGAGCATGTACGCCCAAATGCTCTGCGGCCTTCTCGAGCGCGAAAAAGTCCTCCGCCTCGGCGCCGTTTTCGCGTCCGGTCTCCTCCGCGCAATACGGTTCCTCCAGCTTAACTGGCAACAGCTGGCGGAAGACATTCGGACCGGGACTCTCAGCTCTAAAATAACTGACTCGGATTTGAAATCCTGCATAGGCAGGATCTTAAAACCCGACCCGGAGCTGGCGGATTTCATGTCCAAACAGTGCGGAAACGAAAATTGGGATGGGATTTTGACCCGGATATGGCCAAACACGAAATATCTAGATGTGATAGTGACGGGCGCGATGGCGCAGTACATTCCGACGTTGGATTACTACAGCGGCGGATTGCCGATGGCATGTACGATGTACGCATCGTCGGAGTGTTATTTCGGACTCAACCTCAACCCGATGTGCAAGCCTTCTGAAGTTTCCTACACGATAATGCCAAACATGGCCTATTTCGAGTTCCTTCCCTACGAGCCAAACTTAGTGAGTGGCGGTGGCGAGTCGGGAACCAGACTCGTTGACCTGGTCAACGTCGAGGTCGGAAGAGAGTACGAGCTGGTGATCACCACCTATGCCGGGCTTCACCGGTACAGAGTTGGCGACATCCTCCGAGTCACCGGGTTCCACAACTCGGCCCCGCAGTTCCACTTCGTGAGGAGGAAGAACGTTTTGCTCAGTATTGACTCGGACAAGACCGACGAGGCAGAGTTGCAACTCGCCATCGACAACGCCTCCAAGCGCCTCCAGAAATTCAGCGCTAGCGTGGTGGAGTACACAAGCTACGCCGACACGACGACAATCCCGGGGCACTATGTTATCTACTGGGAACTTCTCGTGAAGGACTCGGCGAACTCGGAGGGCGAGTCGTTTGACTCGACGATGGACCAATGCTGCCTGGCAATGGAGGAATCGCTTAACTCGGTTTACCGGCAAGGTCGAGTGTCGGACAACTCGATCGGGCCGCTGGAGATACGCGTGGTGAAGAGTGGCACATTCGAGGAGTTAATGGACTACGCAATCTCGAGAGGCGCGTCGATTAACCAGTACAAGGTGCCGCGATGTGTGAATTTTACCCCAATCATGGAGTTACTAGACTCCAGGGTAATTTCCAAGCATTTCAGCCCATCTTTACCTCACTGGACTCCTGAAAGGAAGATGCGATAAAAAATGCAAGTCAACGAGGTGATGACTGTTAGTCttatatataaatttgttttctttttttagttttgGATAATTTATGGGTTaggactgttttttttttagataaatggataaaaaattGTAAGCGGCTTTTTGTGATGGggttcaattcacaattgagtTGTGCAACGAATGTAACATGTTTTCAAGATGATGACTGGTTGCTTTCATGGTCAGTGGCTTTTTGATCATCGTCCATTCAATGAATGACATGACATAATTGCAAAGCTACCCAACTTATCCTCCTTTTCTTGCCAACTTAGAAGTTGATAGCAGAAAAGGGAAAAGGGTATTTGATGGGTTTGGTACTTTGGTTCAAGAAAACACAAGGACTAAGACAATTATCAGaatccattaatcaccattTCGTTTTTacatttcagtttttaattttttttttttttttttttgtataaatggAAGAAAGAATATGGAAGAAacgtttaaaaattaaagaaagaatgactgtgaaagaaatatatatttaatgatACACAACATTAACACTCTATTTATCTCACCCACAGTGCCAAATACTATTCAACAATTGAAAGAGTATGTGAGATGTACAATTAGGTGTGTGAAAATCATCATCCTTAAATGTAACATTTTCTAGTAAGCCAAATATTTGTCATGATGCGACTATGCGAACTTTGCTTCACTTTTACAAtacaaaatttgtattttttggattttgtatAAAGACGAGTATCCAGTatgattattttttcttttcagaagcACTAGTTCATATCTCaatttttaaaatcttaatCAATGCGATAACATTGT is from Malus sylvestris chromosome 5, drMalSylv7.2, whole genome shotgun sequence and encodes:
- the LOC126624285 gene encoding probable indole-3-acetic acid-amido synthetase GH3.1; amino-acid sequence: MAVDSSLSPLGPPACEKDAKALQFIEETTRNADAVQERVLSEILARNAQTEYLKRFKLGGATDRKTFKSKLPVITYEDLQPEIQRIANGDRSPILSAHPISEFLTSSGTSAGERKLMPTIQEELDRRQLLYSLLMPVMNLCVPGLDKGKGLYFLFVKSETKTPGGLLARPVLTSYYKSEHFKTRPYDPYNVYTSPTDAILCPDSFQSMYAQMLCGLLEREKVLRLGAVFASGLLRAIRFLQLNWQQLAEDIRTGTLSSKITDSDLKSCIGRILKPDPELADFMSKQCGNENWDGILTRIWPNTKYLDVIVTGAMAQYIPTLDYYSGGLPMACTMYASSECYFGLNLNPMCKPSEVSYTIMPNMAYFEFLPYEPNLVSGGGESGTRLVDLVNVEVGREYELVITTYAGLHRYRVGDILRVTGFHNSAPQFHFVRRKNVLLSIDSDKTDEAELQLAIDNASKRLQKFSASVVEYTSYADTTTIPGHYVIYWELLVKDSANSEGESFDSTMDQCCLAMEESLNSVYRQGRVSDNSIGPLEIRVVKSGTFEELMDYAISRGASINQYKVPRCVNFTPIMELLDSRVISKHFSPSLPHWTPERKMR